In one Bacteroidales bacterium genomic region, the following are encoded:
- a CDS encoding DUF6485 family protein, which yields MECKKERNLVNCNCSYPCGKKGICCDCIAAHRRAGELPACYFPDDMERGYDRSVDNFIRIYRERGISWN from the coding sequence ATGGAATGTAAAAAAGAACGAAACCTCGTTAACTGTAACTGCAGCTATCCCTGCGGCAAAAAGGGAATCTGCTGCGACTGCATCGCAGCCCACAGACGGGCCGGTGAACTGCCTGCCTGCTACTTCCCCGATGACATGGAACGCGGCTATGACCGCTCGGTGGATAACTTCATCCGAATCTACCGGGAGCGGGGCATCAGCTGGAATTAG
- a CDS encoding OmpA family protein, which yields MGFKRGIGFFVLLVLAQGLLAQYYSSSSKKAIKRFKEARTCYELLDNACVEESLLKAIKADVHFIEAYQMLAQLYFDQGRLEEAISNYARTLEIDPEGNPEAYRLLAGLKLMTGDYRGAEELAESYLAFPPQRLKNRDAAVSIREKCLFAREAMKNPVPFQPENLGPAVNSEFNEYWPALTVDEEMLIFTVMLPADIHWGGDSLSLQEDFFYSTRKEDSWESRKNAGAPLNTPDNEGAQSMTADGKTLWFTACNRRNGLGMCDLYYSTLEEGRWSSPKNAGSPVNSRYSEKHPAISADGRRLYFTSNRPGGRGSYDIWMSERMGESWSDPVNLGDSVNTAGLEQSPFIHPDQRSLYFSSAGWPGMGQGDLFLTRFNGSPGWSRPVNLGYPINTWADDIGLSLNAAGNRAYFASNRGEGTDTDIYSFEMPREMRPVPVSYMKGRVYNSRNMKGLKAAIQLIDLESEEAVMELESYPGEGDYLISLPSGRDYALNVSADGYLFYSEHFTFTGIHSRAEALRRDVPLDPVQVGSRVVLNNIFYESESFGLKPESRVELKRVYEFLSLNPAIGVEISGHTDNTGTPEHNQILSEQRAQSVVKYLTGKGIDQSRLEAAGYGEMLPVDDNATEAGRARNRRTELKIIRIHE from the coding sequence ATGGGCTTTAAAAGAGGCATAGGATTTTTCGTACTGCTGGTTCTGGCGCAGGGGCTCCTGGCTCAGTATTACAGTTCCAGCTCCAAAAAGGCCATCAAGCGGTTTAAGGAGGCCAGAACCTGCTATGAATTACTGGATAATGCCTGTGTGGAGGAGTCGCTGTTAAAGGCCATAAAAGCGGATGTGCATTTTATAGAGGCTTACCAGATGCTGGCCCAGCTTTACTTTGATCAGGGGCGATTGGAGGAGGCCATTTCCAATTATGCCCGTACCCTGGAAATTGATCCCGAAGGTAATCCGGAGGCTTACCGGCTTCTGGCGGGACTGAAGCTGATGACAGGCGACTACCGGGGGGCGGAGGAGCTGGCGGAGAGTTACCTTGCTTTCCCCCCTCAGCGCTTAAAGAACAGGGATGCAGCTGTTTCCATCAGAGAAAAATGCCTTTTTGCCCGGGAAGCCATGAAAAATCCGGTACCTTTTCAGCCAGAGAATCTGGGGCCTGCCGTAAATTCGGAATTCAATGAGTACTGGCCCGCCCTGACCGTGGATGAGGAGATGCTGATCTTTACGGTCATGCTGCCGGCAGATATTCATTGGGGCGGAGATTCTCTCTCCCTGCAGGAGGATTTTTTCTACTCCACCCGGAAGGAGGATTCCTGGGAATCCCGTAAAAATGCCGGGGCACCCCTTAACACTCCCGATAATGAAGGAGCACAGTCCATGACCGCTGACGGAAAAACCCTGTGGTTCACCGCCTGTAACCGGCGCAACGGGCTTGGAATGTGCGATCTGTACTACTCCACGCTCGAAGAGGGAAGGTGGAGCAGCCCAAAAAATGCCGGCAGCCCGGTAAACAGCCGTTACAGCGAGAAGCATCCTGCCATATCGGCCGATGGCCGCAGGCTCTATTTTACTTCCAACCGTCCGGGAGGACGGGGCTCTTATGATATCTGGATGTCCGAACGGATGGGGGAGAGCTGGAGCGATCCGGTGAACCTGGGCGATTCGGTGAATACAGCCGGACTGGAACAGTCGCCTTTTATCCATCCTGATCAGCGGAGCCTCTATTTTTCATCCGCCGGCTGGCCGGGTATGGGCCAGGGGGACCTGTTTCTTACCAGGTTCAATGGAAGCCCGGGATGGAGCCGGCCTGTAAACCTGGGCTATCCCATCAATACCTGGGCTGATGATATCGGACTGAGCCTGAATGCCGCGGGAAACAGGGCCTATTTTGCATCCAACAGGGGAGAGGGGACCGACACAGACATATACTCCTTTGAAATGCCCCGGGAGATGAGACCGGTGCCTGTTTCCTATATGAAGGGCCGGGTATACAATTCACGAAATATGAAGGGACTGAAGGCCGCTATACAGTTAATCGACCTGGAGAGCGAAGAGGCAGTCATGGAGCTGGAATCCTACCCGGGCGAAGGCGACTATCTGATCTCTCTGCCCAGCGGCCGGGACTATGCCCTGAATGTTTCGGCAGACGGGTACCTGTTCTATTCGGAGCATTTCACTTTCACCGGGATACACAGCCGGGCCGAAGCTTTGAGAAGGGATGTCCCGCTTGATCCGGTGCAGGTAGGCAGCAGGGTGGTGCTGAACAATATTTTTTATGAAAGCGAATCCTTTGGTCTGAAGCCGGAATCGAGGGTGGAACTGAAGCGGGTATATGAGTTTCTTTCATTGAATCCGGCCATCGGGGTGGAGATCAGTGGACATACAGACAACACCGGAACACCGGAACATAACCAGATCTTATCGGAGCAAAGGGCGCAGAGTGTGGTGAAGTATCTTACAGGCAAAGGAATTGATCAGAGCAGGCTGGAGGCCGCCGGTTACGGGGAGATGTTGCCGGTGGACGATAATGCCACCGAGGCAGGAAGGGCCCGGAACAGGCGTACCGAACTTAAAATTATCAGGATCCATGAGTAG
- a CDS encoding 7-carboxy-7-deazaguanine synthase QueE, whose amino-acid sequence MDFDQKIFEGGRQIPLVEEFYTIQGEGFHTGKAAYFIRVGGCDVGCSWCDTKFSWNPALHPVVPVEQIVDHVMQYPAAAVVVTGGEPLMVNMEILTVMLKERGIETFLETSGAYALSGHWDWICLSPKKKAPPLEPIYTEADELKVIIASGDDISWALENAAKVGEECKLYLQPEWSRREEILPLIIDFSKQNPRWMISIQSHKYMHIP is encoded by the coding sequence ATGGATTTTGATCAGAAGATTTTTGAGGGAGGAAGGCAGATCCCCCTGGTGGAAGAGTTTTATACCATACAGGGTGAGGGCTTCCATACAGGGAAAGCGGCATATTTTATACGGGTAGGCGGATGCGATGTGGGTTGCAGCTGGTGCGATACAAAGTTTTCGTGGAATCCAGCACTTCATCCGGTGGTGCCGGTGGAGCAGATTGTCGATCATGTGATGCAATATCCCGCTGCAGCTGTGGTTGTTACAGGCGGAGAGCCCTTAATGGTTAACATGGAAATCCTGACCGTAATGTTGAAGGAACGGGGGATCGAAACCTTCCTGGAGACCAGCGGGGCCTATGCACTGAGTGGTCACTGGGACTGGATTTGTCTCTCTCCAAAAAAGAAGGCACCCCCCCTGGAGCCGATCTACACCGAGGCGGACGAACTGAAGGTGATTATCGCTTCCGGGGATGATATTTCCTGGGCGCTGGAGAATGCGGCTAAGGTAGGAGAGGAGTGCAAGCTTTACCTGCAGCCCGAATGGAGCCGGAGGGAAGAGATCCTGCCCCTGATTATTGATTTTTCCAAGCAGAATCCCCGCTGGATGATCTCCATACAGTCTCACAAATACATGCACATCCCATAG
- a CDS encoding glycoside hydrolase family 3 N-terminal domain-containing protein, with the protein MRYRYLRITILTLLLLLYPLLRPELQGLQPVLDPPVRSDPPFLDTGGAWADSLMEGMSLEERIAQMIMVYGYSNMGPAHEKAVLKQVNRQKVGGILFFQGEPLKQARLTNLYQMAADIPLLVAMDGESGLGMRLRETMTYPAAMILGGIADNSLIYRLGRDMGTQFNRLGVHMNLAPVADINNNPANPVIGSRSFGEGRQNVTAKVVALMEGLQDKGVLVAAKHFPGHGDTDTDSHQALPLIPYDRERLDSLELFPFREAIYRGLTGVMVAHLRVPELDDRENRATTLSRPAITGLLKEEMGFRGLIITDALNMKGLSSYFEPGIREVEAVRAGNDILLMPADVDKAISAIKRAVRQGSISEEEINGSCRKILQAKYWTGAHRREIIRIDSLLDDLNSPAYQPLFRKLVEHSLILAKNADGVLPVEELERTLLATVTISKEGKAEPLRTTDKFLEGDHFTLSSSAILSEQSELIQKLDKYNTVIVNVLNTSSRASRNYGITDQTLLFLEQLDPSVKLIVNVSGVPYALGRFSGLEHLDALVLSHKDDSLYQDLALQAIFGGASFSGRMPVSAGSYLAAGEGADTGPASRLGYASPLDVGLHPDTLLKMEEIIHRALREKAMPGCQVLVARRGKVVWHRTYGHHTYQRKRAVQADDIYDLASITKMASITAALMRLHDLGKFHEDSLLGAYEPIPDSSNKAGLLVADVLAHQSGMIPYIPFYYETLEPLDTSQTLLRASFSRTHPLKIGEGAYFNRHVKYVDSVYQDHYSPEYPYQAAEKFYMRADLRDTIYKRVYDSELLSREYRYSGLGFLMFQQIIEAATDTMLYPYVWHNFYNPMGAQTLGYKPLSRFPRERIVPTENDNFYRKQLLQGHVHDQAAAMLGGVSGNAGLFGSANDLAKLMQMFMNGGLYGQRRYIRESTLKLYTSCYNCEEKNHRGFGFNKPVFWEEDAGPACNSASPLSFGHSGFTGTLAWADPAYELVYIFLSNRVHPDMGNNLLIDMNVRTDVQQVIYNALMD; encoded by the coding sequence ATGAGATACAGATACCTGCGAATAACGATTCTTACCCTGCTGTTGCTCTTATATCCGCTTTTAAGGCCGGAATTACAGGGACTGCAGCCGGTACTGGATCCTCCTGTCCGCAGCGATCCCCCCTTTCTGGATACCGGAGGAGCCTGGGCCGATTCGCTGATGGAAGGGATGAGCCTGGAGGAACGCATTGCCCAGATGATCATGGTTTACGGCTATTCCAACATGGGGCCCGCCCATGAGAAAGCGGTTTTGAAACAGGTAAACAGGCAGAAGGTGGGAGGGATCCTCTTCTTCCAGGGAGAACCTCTGAAGCAGGCCAGGCTGACCAATCTTTATCAGATGGCGGCCGATATTCCGCTGCTGGTGGCCATGGATGGAGAGAGTGGTCTGGGCATGCGGCTCCGGGAAACTATGACCTATCCGGCTGCCATGATCCTGGGTGGTATTGCGGATAATAGTCTGATCTATAGACTGGGCCGAGATATGGGGACCCAGTTCAACCGCCTGGGAGTACATATGAACCTGGCTCCTGTAGCCGACATCAATAACAATCCGGCCAATCCGGTGATTGGCAGCAGGTCCTTTGGCGAGGGGCGCCAGAACGTGACCGCCAAGGTGGTGGCACTGATGGAGGGTTTGCAGGACAAGGGGGTTCTGGTGGCAGCCAAACATTTTCCCGGTCACGGCGATACAGACACTGATTCACATCAGGCACTTCCGCTTATTCCCTACGACCGGGAACGGCTCGATTCTCTGGAACTTTTCCCTTTCCGGGAAGCCATCTACCGGGGACTTACCGGGGTGATGGTGGCCCATCTGCGGGTTCCGGAGCTGGATGACCGGGAGAACCGGGCCACTACGCTGTCCCGTCCTGCCATAACGGGACTGTTGAAGGAAGAGATGGGATTCAGGGGACTGATCATTACCGATGCCCTTAATATGAAGGGACTGAGCAGCTATTTTGAACCGGGCATCAGGGAAGTGGAAGCCGTACGTGCCGGGAATGATATATTATTAATGCCGGCCGATGTGGATAAAGCCATATCAGCCATAAAAAGGGCGGTCAGGCAGGGAAGCATTTCTGAAGAGGAGATTAATGGGAGTTGCCGGAAGATCCTTCAGGCCAAATACTGGACAGGGGCACACCGGCGTGAAATCATCCGGATAGATTCCCTGTTGGATGATCTGAACAGTCCGGCTTACCAGCCTTTGTTCAGAAAACTGGTGGAACATTCGCTGATTCTGGCAAAGAACGCGGACGGAGTGCTGCCCGTTGAAGAACTGGAACGCACCCTCCTGGCCACGGTAACTATCAGCAAGGAGGGGAAAGCGGAGCCTCTGCGTACTACCGATAAATTCCTGGAGGGCGATCATTTTACCCTGTCCTCCTCCGCCATTCTCTCCGAACAGTCGGAATTGATTCAGAAACTGGATAAGTACAATACAGTGATCGTAAACGTGCTGAACACCAGCAGCAGGGCTTCCCGGAATTATGGAATCACCGATCAGACACTCCTTTTTCTGGAGCAGCTCGATCCTTCGGTCAAACTGATTGTAAATGTGTCCGGCGTACCCTATGCCTTGGGACGTTTTTCCGGACTGGAGCACCTTGATGCCCTGGTTCTGTCACACAAAGACGATTCGCTTTATCAGGACCTGGCCCTGCAGGCCATCTTCGGAGGAGCCTCTTTTTCCGGGCGGATGCCGGTGTCTGCCGGAAGCTATCTGGCCGCAGGGGAAGGTGCGGACACCGGGCCTGCCTCCAGGCTGGGATATGCTTCCCCGCTGGATGTGGGGCTTCACCCCGATACCCTTTTAAAGATGGAGGAGATTATCCACCGGGCCCTCAGGGAAAAGGCCATGCCAGGATGCCAGGTGCTGGTGGCACGCCGTGGAAAAGTGGTGTGGCACCGGACTTACGGGCACCATACCTACCAGCGGAAGAGGGCCGTACAGGCCGATGATATTTACGACCTGGCCTCGATCACGAAGATGGCTTCCATTACTGCGGCCCTGATGCGCCTGCATGATCTGGGCAAGTTTCACGAAGATTCTCTACTGGGAGCCTACGAGCCCATTCCTGACAGCTCCAACAAGGCCGGATTACTGGTGGCCGATGTGCTGGCCCACCAGAGTGGCATGATCCCCTATATTCCTTTCTACTATGAGACCCTGGAGCCCCTGGATACTTCACAGACCCTGCTCAGAGCCAGCTTTTCCAGGACCCATCCGCTGAAGATCGGGGAAGGGGCCTATTTTAACCGTCATGTGAAGTATGTCGACAGTGTTTACCAGGATCACTATTCCCCGGAATATCCTTACCAGGCAGCCGAAAAGTTTTATATGCGGGCCGACCTGAGGGATACCATTTATAAAAGGGTTTATGACTCGGAACTGCTCTCCAGGGAGTACCGGTACAGCGGACTGGGTTTCCTGATGTTCCAGCAGATCATCGAAGCTGCCACCGATACCATGCTTTACCCTTATGTCTGGCACAACTTTTACAATCCCATGGGGGCTCAGACCCTGGGCTACAAACCTTTGAGCCGCTTTCCCCGGGAGCGAATAGTACCTACAGAAAATGATAATTTCTACCGCAAACAGTTACTGCAGGGACATGTGCATGATCAGGCGGCCGCCATGCTTGGCGGAGTATCGGGCAATGCGGGCCTGTTTGGCTCTGCCAACGATCTGGCCAAGCTGATGCAGATGTTTATGAACGGGGGACTCTACGGACAGCGACGGTATATCCGGGAGTCCACCCTGAAACTCTATACTTCCTGCTACAATTGTGAGGAGAAGAACCACCGGGGTTTCGGATTTAATAAACCCGTGTTCTGGGAGGAAGATGCAGGGCCTGCCTGCAACAGTGCCTCCCCGCTCAGTTTTGGACACTCCGGATTTACAGGGACCCTGGCATGGGCCGATCCGGCTTACGAACTGGTTTATATCTTTCTTTCCAACCGTGTACATCCCGATATGGGCAATAATCTGCTGATTGATATGAACGTGCGCACCGATGTGCAGCAGGTGATCTACAATGCCCTCATGGATTAG
- a CDS encoding acyl-CoA carboxylase subunit beta yields MSSRDKIQKLIDRREQARKGGGDKRVGVQHSKGKHTARERIQILLDEGSFEEYDMFVTHRSHDFGLEDEHYLGDGVITGHGTIDGRVVYVYAQDFTVFGGSLSETHAAKICKIMDQAMKVGAPVIGINDSGGARIQEGVRSLAAYAEIFERNILASGVIPQISAIFGPCAGGAVYSPALTDFILMSDQTSYMFVTGPRVTKTVTGETISTEALGGAQMHASRSGVAHLLAEDEEEGLLMIRKLLSYMPQNNLEDPPVTGCNDPVDRLDDALNEVIPDHSNEPYDMKDVIFSLVDNNEFFEIHRQYAMNIIVGFAKFNGMPVGVVANQPNHMAGVLDINSSRKAARFVRFCDCFNIPIVTLVDVPGFLPGSAQEHGGIILHGAKLMFAYGEATVPKVTITLRKSYGGAHDVMSSKQLRGDINYAWPTAEIAVMGPKGAIEILEGKALKSMEEREEAQRFIEEKEQEYKEKFANPYEAARYGYIDDVIEPRNTRFRIIRALRTLASKKEVNPPRKHTNIPL; encoded by the coding sequence ATGAGTAGCAGGGATAAGATTCAGAAACTGATCGACCGGCGTGAGCAGGCCCGTAAGGGCGGTGGAGATAAACGGGTGGGGGTGCAGCATTCCAAGGGTAAGCACACGGCCCGGGAGAGGATCCAGATCCTTCTGGATGAAGGCAGCTTCGAGGAATACGACATGTTTGTCACTCACCGTTCCCACGATTTCGGTCTCGAGGACGAGCATTACCTGGGCGACGGGGTCATTACGGGCCATGGAACCATCGACGGTCGCGTGGTTTATGTCTATGCCCAGGATTTCACTGTTTTCGGGGGGTCTCTTTCAGAGACACATGCTGCCAAGATATGCAAGATCATGGACCAGGCCATGAAAGTAGGGGCTCCGGTCATCGGTATCAACGACAGTGGCGGGGCACGGATCCAGGAGGGGGTCAGGAGTCTGGCAGCCTATGCGGAGATTTTTGAACGCAATATCCTGGCATCCGGTGTCATTCCGCAGATTTCTGCCATTTTTGGCCCCTGTGCAGGGGGAGCGGTCTACTCCCCGGCTCTGACCGATTTTATTCTGATGAGTGATCAGACCTCCTATATGTTTGTAACCGGACCGCGTGTGACCAAAACCGTGACCGGGGAGACCATATCCACCGAAGCGCTGGGCGGTGCCCAGATGCATGCCAGTCGCTCGGGAGTGGCTCATCTGCTGGCAGAAGATGAGGAGGAAGGTCTCTTGATGATCCGGAAACTGCTCTCTTACATGCCCCAGAATAATCTGGAGGATCCTCCCGTTACCGGGTGTAACGACCCCGTCGACCGGCTCGACGATGCCCTGAACGAGGTTATTCCCGATCATTCCAATGAGCCTTACGACATGAAGGATGTGATTTTTTCACTGGTCGATAACAACGAGTTTTTTGAGATACACAGGCAGTATGCCATGAATATCATCGTGGGCTTTGCCAAATTCAACGGGATGCCCGTGGGGGTGGTAGCCAATCAGCCCAATCACATGGCCGGGGTACTGGATATTAATTCGTCCCGGAAGGCGGCACGTTTTGTACGTTTTTGCGATTGCTTCAATATTCCCATCGTGACCCTGGTGGATGTCCCCGGTTTTCTGCCGGGAAGTGCCCAGGAACATGGTGGAATCATCCTTCACGGGGCCAAGTTAATGTTCGCTTATGGCGAAGCCACTGTACCTAAGGTCACCATTACTTTGCGTAAGTCGTACGGAGGGGCTCATGATGTGATGAGTTCCAAACAACTCCGGGGCGATATCAACTACGCCTGGCCCACGGCCGAAATTGCCGTGATGGGCCCAAAGGGAGCCATCGAAATTCTGGAGGGCAAAGCCCTGAAGAGCATGGAGGAGCGTGAAGAAGCCCAGCGTTTCATTGAAGAGAAGGAGCAGGAGTACAAGGAGAAATTTGCCAATCCCTATGAAGCTGCCCGCTACGGCTATATCGATGATGTGATTGAGCCCCGTAACACCCGGTTTCGCATCATCAGGGCCCTGCGGACCCTGGCATCCAAGAAAGAGGTAAATCCACCCAGGAAACATACCAATATTCCGCTCTGA
- a CDS encoding LytTR family DNA-binding domain-containing protein, with translation MSSLKIIFEEIPDYLKDKSILITQVMFVSIFALVFINTYAPFDAASRIDMSRLEFFFNSSVMILIGMLGIVLSKLVFFLLMGRIRMSYLIFGLWHLAEIVIMALIYLAVDLLLLKSGMELVDRFTSLLFITLMVLAIPYSLSWLYLSMKDKRKKLENLTNNTSLEFREKKMITFRDETEKLRFSIKSEDILFVESTDNYVTVHSREKGKVKKIMLRNTMKRLEKELEGTLIQRCHRSYMVNFENIKLVKLISTNLYIYMDSPEEIRLPVSKSYAEHVHEFLNRVSL, from the coding sequence ATGAGTAGTTTGAAGATCATTTTCGAGGAAATCCCCGACTATCTGAAAGATAAGTCCATCCTCATTACCCAGGTGATGTTTGTCTCCATCTTCGCCCTCGTGTTTATTAATACCTATGCCCCCTTTGATGCCGCTTCCCGGATTGACATGAGCCGGCTGGAATTCTTTTTCAATTCCAGCGTAATGATCCTTATCGGAATGCTGGGGATCGTACTCAGCAAGCTGGTCTTTTTCCTGTTGATGGGAAGAATCCGCATGAGCTACCTGATCTTCGGGCTCTGGCACCTGGCCGAGATCGTGATTATGGCCCTGATCTACCTGGCGGTGGACCTGCTCCTTCTGAAATCGGGCATGGAACTGGTGGACCGCTTCACCAGCCTCCTCTTTATTACCCTGATGGTTCTGGCCATTCCTTACTCCCTCTCCTGGCTTTACCTATCCATGAAGGATAAGCGCAAAAAGCTGGAGAACCTGACCAATAATACCTCCCTGGAGTTCCGGGAAAAGAAGATGATCACCTTCCGCGATGAAACCGAGAAGCTTCGTTTTTCCATAAAATCGGAGGATATCCTCTTTGTGGAGTCGACCGACAACTATGTGACGGTGCATAGCAGGGAGAAGGGTAAGGTGAAAAAAATCATGCTTCGGAATACCATGAAACGGCTGGAGAAGGAGCTGGAGGGGACCCTGATTCAGCGCTGCCACCGCTCCTACATGGTGAATTTCGAGAATATCAAACTGGTGAAGCTGATCAGTACCAACCTTTACATCTACATGGATTCACCGGAAGAGATCCGCCTCCCCGTCTCCAAGTCCTACGCCGAGCATGTGCATGAGTTCCTGAACCGGGTCTCCCTGTAA
- a CDS encoding C1 family peptidase — protein sequence MKNLIPYTTLILIGVAVSGSGLYGQQKKKEEAPKGYEFTLVTSVPATPVKDQHRSGTCWSFASVSFIESELLRVGKGAHDLSEMFFVRKAYEMKADKYVRLHGQGNFGPGGLALDVIQIWMDYGMVPDEVYDGVTTRDSLPVHVEMDGMLKAYVDAVVKNRNRELSPVWKAGYTGILDAYLGVVPEEFDYQGESFTPASFGSSTELKPGDYVAVGSYTHHPFYQDFLLEIPDNWMWGSIANVPLDEMMGLLDFALENGYSVCWDADVGERSYDWKKGVALMPSTGIEDLDGLERARWDELSESEQEALFYDFSTPKKERTITQENRQEMFDNYRTTDDHLMHITGIARDQAGNKFYLVKNSWGSGNHIYKGYHYVSEAYMRAKTIFFMVHKEAVPSATAEKLGL from the coding sequence ATGAAAAATTTAATACCTTACACGACACTGATATTAATCGGTGTGGCCGTTTCAGGTTCCGGTCTGTACGGACAGCAAAAGAAGAAAGAGGAAGCACCCAAAGGGTATGAATTCACCTTGGTCACCTCTGTACCGGCTACACCTGTGAAGGATCAGCACCGCTCAGGGACCTGCTGGAGCTTCGCATCGGTCAGTTTTATTGAATCGGAGCTTCTTCGCGTCGGTAAGGGGGCACATGATCTTTCGGAGATGTTTTTTGTGAGGAAAGCTTATGAAATGAAGGCCGATAAGTATGTACGACTGCATGGCCAGGGGAATTTCGGACCCGGAGGACTCGCCCTGGATGTGATCCAGATCTGGATGGATTACGGCATGGTGCCCGATGAGGTGTATGATGGAGTTACTACCAGGGATTCGCTGCCCGTTCACGTAGAGATGGACGGGATGCTGAAGGCCTATGTGGATGCGGTGGTCAAGAATCGCAACCGGGAACTATCTCCGGTATGGAAGGCGGGTTATACGGGGATTCTGGACGCCTATCTGGGAGTGGTTCCGGAGGAGTTTGACTACCAGGGAGAATCATTTACCCCGGCCTCTTTTGGGAGTTCCACGGAGCTGAAGCCCGGCGATTATGTGGCAGTTGGCTCCTACACCCACCATCCGTTCTACCAGGACTTCCTGCTGGAGATCCCCGATAACTGGATGTGGGGCAGCATTGCTAATGTACCCCTGGACGAGATGATGGGCTTGCTGGACTTTGCCCTGGAAAATGGCTACAGCGTGTGCTGGGATGCCGATGTGGGGGAGCGGAGCTACGACTGGAAAAAGGGAGTGGCCCTGATGCCTTCCACCGGGATTGAGGATCTGGACGGACTGGAAAGGGCCCGGTGGGATGAACTCTCGGAAAGTGAGCAGGAGGCGTTGTTCTATGACTTCTCCACACCCAAAAAGGAGCGGACCATTACCCAGGAGAACCGCCAGGAGATGTTCGATAACTACCGGACCACCGACGACCACCTGATGCATATCACCGGGATCGCCAGGGACCAGGCAGGAAATAAGTTTTACCTGGTGAAGAACTCCTGGGGAAGCGGAAATCACATCTATAAGGGATACCACTACGTTTCGGAGGCCTATATGCGTGCCAAGACCATCTTTTTTATGGTCCATAAGGAGGCTGTGCCTTCGGCAACTGCAGAAAAGCTGGGATTGTAA
- the mce gene encoding methylmalonyl-CoA epimerase, giving the protein MKPTHIEHIGIAVTSLEEAIPYYEKVLGLECYQIEEVADQKVRTAFFRVGDTKIELLESTDPEGPIGKFIEKRGPGVHHLAFAVDHVGEALLHAASQGVRLIDVQPRLGAEGLQIGFLHPGSTQGVLTEFCGHE; this is encoded by the coding sequence ATGAAACCTACACATATTGAACACATCGGAATTGCCGTCACCAGCCTGGAGGAGGCGATTCCCTATTATGAAAAGGTGCTCGGACTGGAGTGCTATCAGATCGAGGAGGTGGCCGATCAGAAGGTGCGAACTGCTTTTTTCAGGGTGGGCGATACCAAGATCGAGTTGCTGGAAAGCACGGATCCGGAGGGACCCATCGGGAAATTCATTGAAAAGAGGGGGCCGGGTGTCCACCACCTGGCCTTTGCGGTGGACCATGTGGGCGAAGCATTGTTGCACGCCGCTTCCCAGGGAGTCCGCTTAATAGACGTGCAGCCCCGCTTGGGTGCCGAAGGCCTTCAGATTGGCTTTTTGCATCCCGGATCAACCCAGGGCGTATTAACTGAATTCTGCGGTCATGAGTAG
- a CDS encoding biotin/lipoyl-binding protein, with amino-acid sequence MKKFKFTINGNDYNVDMHGIEDNLARLEVNGTPYQVELHRAIKASKTPTLVRSAIRQEAKPQIEKREGGSSYPVLAPLPGSISKLEVGKGDIVKKGQILLIMEAMKMENQVLADRAGVVENIRVQPGDSVLQGDIIMEIV; translated from the coding sequence ATGAAGAAGTTCAAATTTACCATAAACGGAAACGACTACAACGTGGACATGCATGGTATCGAAGATAACCTGGCACGGCTGGAGGTCAACGGGACTCCCTACCAGGTGGAGCTGCACCGGGCCATCAAGGCTTCCAAAACCCCGACCCTGGTCCGTTCGGCCATCAGGCAGGAAGCAAAACCGCAGATAGAAAAGCGCGAGGGGGGATCGTCGTATCCCGTCCTGGCCCCGCTGCCCGGTTCCATCAGCAAGCTGGAAGTCGGAAAGGGAGATATCGTGAAGAAGGGTCAGATATTACTGATTATGGAAGCCATGAAGATGGAGAATCAGGTTCTGGCCGACAGGGCAGGTGTGGTTGAGAACATCCGGGTGCAGCCGGGCGATTCAGTGCTGCAGGGGGATATCATCATGGAGATCGTCTGA